A window of Thiocapsa bogorovii genomic DNA:
GGTCGGATGCTTGGGCAAACCGCTGGCGATGGTGCTCCAGCCGATCTCGTCTTCGCCGACAAAGAAGCTTGCCCGCTGCGTGTCCGTGTCGATGACGATGCGCGAGACCTTGCGACCGTCTCCGTTCCACTCATAAAGCTTGGAGGGTTTCGGCTTCTCGACGGGCCCCTCGACGCGCTCCTCTGCCGGTTGAGGTGTCGGCTGCTCGGCGACGACCGGCTCTTCCGGCTTCGGATCGAGCTTGCTCATGAACCGCGCAAGCTCGGTACAACCCGTGAGGGTCAGAAGCAGCGCGCAGGCACCCAGGACCTTGACGGAGGGGAATAAGGCTTGGGGCAAGCCCCGTCGTTGCATCTGGCTCATAGCGTCTTGTTCTTCTCGAGGGTCCCGGCCAAGCCCGGGACATTGCGATTGGTCAATCAGGTTTAAAGGATAGCGCGATGAAGCTCGAAGGGCACGCAGATCGGCTGATTCTTGACTTCCCCGTCTTAGCACCGACGTAGCTCGCTGGCGAAGAGATTTTCGATCCGAGCCGACATACGGTCGCGGCCCGAACCCCGTGAGACCAGTCATATCGACCCCTTGGACCGCCGACGTGGCGGTAAAGCTTACGGAGTATCGGATGCTGACGGACCGCGCCTCGTCCCCCACGCACGACCACCAACCCAGTGGCTCGGAAGCCGATGCGGCAATGATGTCGCGCCGCCGCGTTCTATTGTTTTTCCTAATTATCGGCACGATCGCATTCGCGATCGCCCTGATGATCGCCACCCTTTCGAGCGGCGGATTCGACCTTCTGGATGCCCTCCTCACCCTCTGTTTCGGGCTGACCTTGCCCTGGACGGTGATTGGCTTTTGGAATGCCGTGATCGGATTCGCTCTGATGCGTCGCCATCGTGACCCTGCCGCGGTTGTCTGCCCGGTGATCGCCGATCCGCCGGATGCGATCACGGCTAGAACGGCAATCTTGAGCTGCATTCGCAACGAGGATGCCGAGCGGGTCGTGCGCCATCTGGATCGCATGATTCAAGGCCTCCATCAGTCAGGTCATGGACAGGCGTTCGAGATCTTCGTACTCAGCGACTCGACGTGGCCCGAATGCATCGAGGCGGAAGAGGCAGGGGTGCAGCGCTTGCGCAACCGCTGGTCGCCGCTGGTGAGCATCGGATATCGGCGACGTCCGGACAACCCCGGTTTCAAAGCGGGAAACATCCAAGATTTCATGCATCGCTGGGGCGACGGGTTCGATTTCGCTCTGGTCCTGGATGCCGATAGCCTGATGGCGCCCGACACCATCCTGCGGATGGTGGGCATCATGCAGCGCAATCCGCGTTTGGGGATTCTGCAAAGCCTCGTCGTCGGCCTGCCTTCGACGAGTGCCTTTGCGCGGATCTTTCAATTCGGCATGCGCCTCGGGATGCGCTCCTACACGCTGGGCAGTGCCTGGTGGCAGGGCGACAGCGGGCCATACTGGGGACACAATGCGCTCCTGCGCGTGCAGCCCTTTCGGGCGCACTGCCGTCTCGATCCGCTGCCGGGTCGCCAACCGCTCGGTGGTTGGGTCTTGAGTCACGATCAGGTCGAGGCGGCGCTGATGCGCCGAGCCGGCTACGAGGTGCGTGTGCTGCCGCAAGAGCGGGGAAGCTGGGAGGAGAATCCGCCGACCTTGATCGAATTCATCCGACGCGACCTGCGTTGGTGTCAAGGCAACCTCCAGTATCTGCGCCTGCTCTCCACGCCGGGCCTGCATCCCGTCGGGCGGGTTCAGTTGGTGCTGGCGATCCTGATGTTCATCGGCTCGCCGGCGTGGGTCCTCTTCATGACGCTCGCGGCCTTGCAGATCGGCCGTGTTCCGGAATCCGGCCCCATGTTTGATCCGATCTTCGGCTGGTCCATCTTTGCGCTCGTCATGACAATGGTCTTCGCGCCGAAGCTTGCGACCTTGGGGAGTCTGCTGCTCTCCCGAAAAGGTCGCGCCGATTTCGGCGGCGGTCCGCGCCTGCTGGCCGGCGCCTTTGGGGAGATCCTCTTCTCGACCTTGATCGCGCCCGTGATGGCTTTGGCACACACGCTCTTCATGGGCGGGCTCCTGTTCGGCAAGGCGATCGTCTGGTCACCGCAGCGTCGCGACACCCATCGATTGAGGGTGACACAGGCCTTGCGCCGACTCTGGCCGCAGACCCTCTTCGGGATTGCGGCGATGCTCTGGTTGATCTCGACCGATGCCGGCGGGGCGGTTCTCTTGTCTCCTTTCATCGTCGGGGCACTGCTCGCCGTCCCGATCGCCGTGCTGACCGCCTGGCCGGCCTTCGGCGCCTGGCTGGCGCGGATTGGCCTTTGGCGGATCCCGGAGGAGGTCGATCCGCCGGCCTTGATCAAGTCGCTCGGGCTTCCACGGGTCGGCCGGCGACGCGCTTATGTGCCGGCGACGGATCAGGTGGCCGCGGATTCGATCGTTGGCGACTGAGCGCAATCACGCCCGCAGAGACGGCCTACGGGCCGTTCTCGGTGTAATGCGATCGTTGAAGATCTACTATCTGAACCGGCGTCGGTTGCGGATGGACGACTTCTACCGTGCCTTTCTCGCCCCCGGCGATCTGGCCTTCGATATCGGCAGTCACGTCGGCGATCGGGTCGGCTCTTTTCGTCGCATCGGTGCCCGCGTCCTGGCGGTCGAACCACAGCCGGCGCTGGTGCGAACGCTCCGTTGGCTCTACGGACGCGACCCCAGGGTGCGGATCGAGGCGGCGGCGGTCGGGCGCGCGTCCGGGCGGGGGCAGCTGCGCCTGAATCGCGCCAACCCGACGGTGAGTACGCTCTCCTCAGGCTTCATCGCGGCGGCACGGGATGCGCCGGGGTGGGAGGCGCAGCATTGGGACGGCGCGATCGAGGTTGACTGCACGCGTTTGGACGACCTGATCGAGCGTCACGGCATGCCGCGCTTTATCAAGATCGATGTCGAGGGTTACGAGGCGGAGGTGATCGGCGGACTGACCCGACCCGTCGATGCCCTATCGTTCGAGTTCACGACGATCCAGAAGGACGTCGGACGGTGTGCGTTGGCGGAATGTTCGCGACTGGGCTATTCGCAATTCAACGCCGTTCTTGGCGAATCCTATGTCTTTGTCCACGACGTTTGGCTCGACGCCTCCGCGATCGGCCGCTGGCTCGATGTCTTGCCGCATACCGCCAACTCGGGAGACATCTATGCCCGGCGAGTCGACTAGGAACGCGCGCCGATCGCAAGCGGCGCCTGCGCAGCGGGGCGTTCCGACATGGGCCCGCGCCTACTGGGTCACCGGGCCACTTCAAGGGGAACTGCGCGATGAGCCGCTTGCACCGCCCGGTCCGCGGGAGGCGCTGGTGCGAACCCTTTACACGGGCATCAGTCGAGGCACCGAGGCGCTGGTCTTGCGCGGCGAGGTGCCGCCGAGCGAGTACGCCGGGATGCGTGCACCTTTTCAGACCGGTGACTTCCCCTGGCCGGTGAAATACGGTTATTGCAACGTCGGGCGGGTCGAGGCCGGCCCGCCGGATTGGCTCGGGCAGACGGTCTTCTGTCTCTATCCCCACCAGAGCGCCTATTGCGTCCCGATCGAGGCCCTGCACCGGATCCCCGACGCGGTCCCGCCGGGGCGGGCCGTGTTGGCGGCGAACCTCGAAACCGCCGTCAACGGGCTCTGGGATGCCGGTCCCCGGATCGGCGATCGTATCGCCGTGGTCGGCGCCGGATCCGTCGGTGTGCTCTGCGCCTGGTTGGCGGGGCGGATCCCGGGCTGCCGTGTCGAGCTGATCGACATCAATCCGCGCCGCGCCGAGATCGTCGAGAGGCTCGGGGTCGACTTCGCCTTACCCCTGGATGCGCGCGGGGATGCCGACCTCGTCATCCATGCAAGCGGCTCGTCGGCCGGCTTGGAGCAGTCCCTCGGACTGGCCGGCTTCGAGGCGACCGTCCTGGAGTTGAGCTGGTACGGCACCAAGCAGGTGACCCTGCCGCTCGGCGCGGCCTTCCACCGACGTCGCTTGACCTTGCGCTCCTCCCAAGTCGGCCAGGTCGCGACGGCACAACGTGCACGCTGGGACTATCGTCGGCGTCTCGGTCTCGCGCTGGCACTGCTCGCCGATCCGGCGCTGGATGGTCTGATCAGCGGCGAGGACGCGTTCGAGGATCTGCCCGCCGTGCAGAAACGTCTGGCATCGGATTCGAGCGATGTCCTGATGCATCGGGTTAGCTACCCTAGAGACGACATCCGAGCCGTGTCTTGAGATGCCCCGTCGGTTCCTCTCCGCCACCGAGAGATCCGGTTTGCGACCACCGCGCCGTGGTGCCTTGTTTCGGTTATTCTTCCGGCGTGTACAAAGAAACGGGACAGGAGACACCATGTACAGCGTCTGTGTTCGCGACCACATCATGATCGCGCATAGCTTTCGGGGGGAGGTCTTCGGACCGGCACAGCGGCTGCACGGGGCGACCTATGTGGTGGACGTCGAGTTCCGCCGTCCCGAGCTGGATACGGATGGGCTGGTGGTCGACATCGGGCTCGCCACACAAAAGCTGCGCGCGCTCTTGGCCGATCTGGACTATCGGAACCTGGACGAGGAGCCGGCCTTTCAGGGCCGCAACACCTCTACCGAGTTCCTCGCGCGTGTCATCTTCGATCGCATGGCCGAGCAGTTGAGTGCGGGCGCGCTCGGCGAGGGCGCCCGCGCGATCACGGCCCTGCGCGTGCAGTTGAGCGAGTCCCACGTTGCCTGGGCGGCCTACGCCGCCGACCTGCCGCAGCGACAGCACGCATGACGCGTGCAGGCTCCGTCTGGTTCCTGATCCCCGGTAACCTGACGACGCCGACCGGCGGTTATCGCTACGATCGACGGATCATCGACGGGTTGATCGGCTTGGGTTGGCGCGTTCGCGCCGAGCGTCTCGACGACAGTTTCCCCGAGCCGAATGCGGATGCTCTGGCGGATGCCGACCGCCGCCTTGCAACCATTCCGGACGGCGATAGGGTGGTCATCGACGGATTGGCCTTCGGGCTTCTCGGGGATGTCGCCGCTCTTCACGAACGACGCTTGCGCTTGGTCGCGCTCGTCCATCACCCACTCGCCTTGGAGACCGGTCTCTTCGCCGCCCGAGCCGAAGCATTGCGAATGAGTGAATCACGGGCCCTGGTGTCTGCCCGTCGAGTGGTGGTGACCAGTGCCGCCACTGCGGATGTCCTGAACCGCGACTACGGGGTCTCGAAGGAGCGGATTCGCGTCGTCCAGCCCGGCACGGATCCGGCACCGCTTGCGGCAGGCTCGGACGAAACCATCCTGAACCTGCTCTGCGTGGCCGCTCCGACGCCGCGTAAGGGCCACGACACCCTGTTGCGCGCGCTCGCACCCTTGGCAGACCGGCCCTGGCGACTGGATTGTGTCGGCAGCCTCACGCGTTGCACGCGGACGAGCATCGCCTTGCGGCGTCTCTCTGAACGCTTGGACCTGTCCGAGCGTGTGAATTTCACGGGTACCGTCGACGAACCCGCTCTCGATGCGTTTTACCATCGGGCGGATCTGTTCGTCCTGCCGACCCGCTTCGAGGGCTACGGCATGGTCCTGACCGAGGCCTTGGCTCGGGGTCTGCCGATCGTCAGCACCCGGACCGGGCCGATCCCGGACGTGGTGCCTGCGGATGCGGGGCTCTTGGTGGATCCCGACGACCCGGCGGCGCTCGAAGCCGCCTTGGCCCGGGTACTCGACGACGCCGGGCTGCGCCGCAGTCTGGCCGCGGGCGCTCGCTCTGTGCGCACTCGCCTACGCGGTTGGGATGCTGCGAGCGCGGAGTTCGGCTGCGCCTTGGAAGGGGTGCCCCATGGGTGATTTCGACGCCGACTGGTTGCGGCTGCGCGCGCCGGCGGACAGCCGTGCCCGAGCTGCCGATCTGCCGGTCTTGCTGCGTCCTCACCTACCGAAATCGCAGATGCTTCGTGTGCTGGACCTGGGGTGCGGGACCGGTTCCAATCTGCGAACACTGGCCCCGATCTTGGGTGGCCCGCAGGCGTGGCTCTGTCTGGATGCGGATGACGACCTCTTGGCTCGAGTGACGGACGAGACCCGAGCCTGGGCGCAGGCATCCGGGCTCGATTGGGACGCAACGGATCAACGGGTCACGCGGGCCGAGCCGCATCTGAGATGCTCCATTGCGACCCGTCGCTTCGATCTCGTGCGCGACCTGTCCGCGCTTCCGCTCGAAGGGATCGGGTTGGTCACGGCCTCGGCGCTGCTCGATTTGGTGTCGGAGACCTGGCTCGCCGGATTGGTCTCGCGGTGCGCGAAGGTGCGCGTGCCGATCCTGATGGCCTTGACCTACGACGGTCGCGTGGCCTTCGAGCCCGCGTTGAGCCTTGATCGGGAGGTCATCGAGGCCGTGAATCGACACCAGGGTCGCGACAAGGGCTTCGGCCCGGCGCTGGGGCCCGGCGCGAACGCTCGATTGGCGATCCTCGCGGCTGCAGAGGGTTACTGGGTCGAGGTGCGGAGGAGCGATTGGCGGATCCGACGTTCGGAGCGGGAACTGCAGACGGCCTTGATCCGTGGCTGGTCCCGGGCCGCTCGCGAAGAGTCGCCGGCATCCGATGCGGCGGGGATCGCGCACTGGGAGACGGTTCGGCTCGCCGCCGTCGAACGGGGTTGTTCCCGAATCAACGTCGGTCATCGCGATCTTCTCGCCATTCCGCCGCGGACTTAAACCGCGCCCGTCGCGGTATGCGTCATGTGTTGCAGTGGCTTGGCCGCGCCCGCTGCAACGCCTGTCGGATCTGGCGCGGTTTAGCGGATGCGGGACAGCTCCGATCGGGTGATCGTCTCGTCGTCGAGGGCATTTCGAGGGACCTCCGCGGCGGAATCCTCCGGTGCCGGCGCGGGGGACTCTGAGGTCAGCTCGAAGTCATAGAGCACATCCTCGCCCATCCGAAAGAGGCGTGTCGCCGGCCGCAAGGCATCCGCCAAGCGTTGGGTCGGCGGCAGTTGTACTCCGGGTCGACCGCTGCCGATCACGAGCGGGGCGACCGCTATCTGCAGGCGGGACAGCCGCCCGGCCTGAAGGAATCGCGAGACCGTGGCCCCGCCGCCTTCGATGAAGATCCTGCGCAGACCTCGCTCGGCGAGCGTGTTCAGGACCGCCTCCAGATCGAGCCCGTCTGACACGACCGGTACCCCGATCAGCTCGGCCCGCCCATGGTGTTTCTCTCCGGGTCGGATGCGGTCTCGGTCGCAACACAGCAGCGTCTCGGCCTCGCCGTCGATGAACAGATGACGCTCGGAGGACAGACGTCGTCGCGGGTCCAAGACGACCCGCACGGCATTCGGTCCGGGAACCAGGCGCGTGGTCAGGCGCGGATCGTCTGCGGCCACGGTCTCGGCCCCGACCAGCACGGCATCACTGAGCGCACGCATGCGGTGCAGGTGCCGAATGTTGGCCTCGCCGGTGACGAAGCGGGCATCCCCGTCGGCCGTGGCGATGAAGCCGTCGATGCTCTGACCGAGATGTGCGATCACCTCCGCGGGACCGGGATGCGGACGGCACAGGGGCAGGTAAAGATCGAAGAGCGCGAGCGCTGGATCGCCGCCTTGGCAATCCTCCGCGCGGTCTCTTGTCCGGTTTCCGGGGCGCCAACCCGTGTGCGGGAGCCAGAGCAGGTCCGCGAGCGAGCGATGCGCCGGGTCCACCGTCGACACCCGACCGTCCGGGTCGGCACGCAAGGCCAGCGGATGGTCGAGCGACCAAGCGGCATTGCGCGCCAGTCGTGCGGCACTCAGAATCAGCGACCAGGTGCGAGCGGCGTCGGTGTCTTGCCGATGCGACTGCGATTTCGATCCCTCGCGCTGAGTGATCTTGGATCGGATCATCGGCGGGCTCCCCTGGTTGAGTTGATGTCGGACACGCGGTTGAAAGGCAACGTCATTCCGCGGATATGGCGCTGGACACCTGGAAATCGAGCCGAGCGAATCGGTCTTCGCCATCGACGCGCCCTCGGTGACGGGAACCAAGACACATGGAACGAGGAGATCGCCTTGAGATTCCTGCATGCCGCCGATGTGCATCTCGACAGTCCGCTGCGCGGACTCGAACGCTACGAAGGCGCACCGGTCGATGAGATCCGCGGCGCGACCCGCCGGGCCTTCGAGAATTTGGTCGCACTCGCGATCGAGGAGGCGGTCGACTTCGTCCTCTTGGCCGGCGACATCTACGACGGGGACTGGCGGGACTACAACACCGGGCTGTTCTTCTTGGGCCAGATGGGCCGCCTCAACGATCACGGCATCCCGGTCTTCCTGATCGCCGGGAACCACGATGCCGCGAGCCAGATCACCAAGGCGCTGCGACCGCCGCCGAATCTCTCGGTCTTCGCCACACGCGCGCCCGAGACTTGGATCCTCGAGCACCTCGGCGTGGCCATTCACGGTCAAGGGTTTTCGACCCGTGCGGTGACGGACGATTTGAGTCGGGCCTATCCGCAAGGCGATCCGGCACTCTTCAACATCGGGTTACTCCACACCTCGCTCGACGGGCGCCCGGGCCACGAGCCCTACGCGCCCTGCACCCCGGACGGCCTGAGAGCAAAAGGGTACCAGTATTGGGCGCTCGGCCATGTCCACCAGCACGAGCTGATCGCAGAGGACCCCTACATCCTCTTCCCGGGAAATCTCCAGGGCCGCCATATCCGCGAGACCGGCCCGAAAGGCTGCACCCTCGTCCGGGTCGAAGACGGCGAGGTCGTGGAGATCGAGCCGCGGGCGCTCGATGTCGTGCGCTGGGCGGTCTGTCCGGTGGACGTGACCGACGTGCGAAGCCCGGATCAGATCCTCCCGCTGGTCGAGCATGCGCTCGCCGCAGCGTCGGACGCGGCAGAGGGCCGTCTTCTCGCAACCCGTCTCCGTCTGACCGGGCGCACACCGATTCATTCGCGCCTGCACGCCGAGCACGAGCGCCTGGTCAACGAATGCCGTGCCCTGGTCTCCGCCGCGGGCTTGACGGACGTCTGGATCGAGAAACTGGTCGTGGAGCCCCATCCGTTCGCGCCGGTCTCCGAGCTGTCGCGCGAGGATGCCTTCGGCGGGCTGTTGCGCACGATCCATGCCTTGGAGGTCGACGGCGAGCGTCTCTCCTCCCTGAGCGAGGAGGTCGAGACGCTTGCGCTCAAGCTGCCGGCTGCCTTGCGCGCCGGCGATGATCCGTTCGATCCAGTAGACCCTGAATATCTGTCCGACTGCCTCGAGGACGTGAAGGCGTTACTCGTCGAGCGGCTGCGCGGGCAGGGCGATCCGCAGGAGGGTGCCGGATGAAGATCCTGGAGTTGGACCTGCGCGCATTCGGTCCCTTCACCGACCGGCGCCTCGATCTGAGCGGTGGCAGCGAGGGCCTGCATCTGGTCTTTGGCCCCAACGAGGCCGGCAAAAGCTCCGCCCTGCGTGCACTGCGCGGCTTGCTCTTCGGGATCCACGAGCGTACCCGTGACGACTTCCGACACGGCAAGCAGGAGCTGCGTCTGGGCGGGCGTCTGCGCAACCGCGGCGGGGAGGAGCTCGAATTCGTCCGACGCAAGGGCCGCAAGAGCACGCTGCTCGATTCCGCCGGGAAGGCAATCGGCGAGGATGCGCTGCTGCCCTTCCTGGGCGAGGTGGACGACGGCCTGTTCGAGCGGCTCTTCGGGATCGATTACGAGAGTCTGGTCGGCGGCGGTGAAACCCTGCTCGAAGAGCGGGGCAGGGAGGCCGAGGCGCTGTTCGGGACCGCGCTGGGCGCGACCGCAATCCACCGGGTTTTGGATCGACTCGATCAAGAGGCCAACGGGCTCTTTTTGCCGCGCGCGTCCAAGCCGCGGATCAACGCCCTGATCGGCGAGCTCGGCGAGAACGACCGCCGCGTGCGCGAGGCGAGCTTGTCGGTCCGTGAATGGGAGCAGGCCAAGACGTCGCTCGATCGGACGATGCGCGAGCTGGCGGGGATGGACGCGGAGATCGCGGAAACGACGCTCGAGCGCAGCCGCCTCGAACGCATTCGCCGCACCCTCCCGGATCTGGCGCGGATGGCCCGGCTGCAGGAGCAGTTGGGCGGGATCGGCGCCGTGCCCGTACTCGCCGAGGATTTCGCGTCGCGTCGCGAGGAGGCGGTCGCCAAACAGACCCGTGCCGTCGAGGCGCGCACCAATGCGCAGCAACGGCTCGATGGGTTGCGCGGACTCATTTGCGAGCTGAGCGATGCCGTGTCGGAGGCTCTGCTCGGGGAGTCGGAGTCGATCGACGACCTGCGCGAACGGCTCGGCAGCCATCGCAAGGCCGCGCGCGATCGCACCGAGCTGGTCGCCGAGCTGACGGGCCGGGAGTCCGAGGCGAGCGCGCTGCTGCGGCAGGCGCGTCCGGACTTGACCCGCGATGCCGCGCCTGCCGATGTGGCTCGACTGACGCCGCTGCTCGCGCGCAGGCGAAGCGCGACCGATCTCGGCGCCCGCAAGGCCGCCTTGATCGATGCGGTCGCCAAGACCCGTGCCGATCTCGCCGAGACGCAAGAGCGCCTCGGGCTGCGCACCGCGGCGCTTGCCGAGCTGCCCCCGGCGGTTGTTTCGACCGATCTGCAGATCGCACTCGATGCCGCGCGCCGGGCGGGAGACCTGGATCAGACGCTTGTCGAGGAGCGGGTGGCGTTGGCGGCGCAACTGAAGGCTTGCGAGCAGGGGCTCTCTGCACTCGGTCTCTGGTCGGGCGGGTTGGCCGATCTGCTTGCCGCACCGCTGCCCGACGAGGAGAGTCTGCGGCGCTTCGCGGACGAGACCCGCGCTCTGAACGAACAACGGCAGGCACTGGAGTCGAAGCGTTCGGAGGTGGTCGGCGAGCGACTGCGGTGCGAAGAGGCCCTGCGGGTGCTCGAGCTGAGCGGCTCGGTTCCCTCCGAGGAGGAGCTGACGCTCTCGCGTGCGCATCGCGATCGGGGCTGGCTGCTCGTGAAGCGGGCATGGCTGGCGGGCGCGGATGTCGCCGCCGAGGCTCGGCTCTACGACGCCGCAGCACCTCTTCCGGATGCCTTCGAAGGGGCTTTGACGGGGGCCGACGAGGTTGCCGATCGTCTGCGCCGCGAGGCAGGGCGCGTCCATGACCGTGCAACGACACAGGCACGACTGGAGGTCGTGCAGCATGAGCTGGAGGAGACCGAACGTGCGCTGGCCGAGCTGGCATCGTGCGTCGCCCGCTCCGAGACGGCATGGCATGGGCTTTGGTCCGCCTGCGGCCTGATCCCGCTACCACCGTCCGAGATGCTGCCCTGGCTCGTTCGCGCCGCGCGGCTTCGCGAGCTGATCCGCCGGGCCGACGAGATTCGCGAACGGATCGAAGCCCGCGAGGCGGTCCGGGCTTCGCACCGCGCGGCGCTCCTGAGCGCACTCGGCTCGGGGGACCGGACCGTCGAGCTCGGATCCACGGCGCTCGCCAAGCCCGAGCTCGGCGGCCTCATCGGGTTGGCAGAGGACCGGCAGCGCGCCGCGGAGGACGGCGCGCGTGCGCGTCTCGCGCTGGAGCGCGAGATCGCGGAGCTCCAAGAGCGCGCCCGAGGGTTGAGTCGCGAGCTGTCCGAGGCCGAGGCCGATTACGCAGGGTGGCAGAAGGACTGGACGGCGCTTATGGCCGAGCTCGGACTCGCGCCGGATGCCGGTCCCGGCGAGGTCTCGGACGATCTTCAGGCCATCGCGGATGCGGTGGCGAAGGTTGAGGCCGGCGCGGTTTTGAGACGGCGTATCGAGGGGATCGATCGGGATGCCGCGGCCTTCCTCGAGCAGACCCGCGAATGCCTCGGTCGGCTCGCGGTCGACCTGCTGGACCGGCCGGTCGAGGACGCGATCTTGACGCTCCACGCGCGGCTCGACGAGCAACGTGCCATCAAGACGCGACTCGACGAGCTGCGTGCCCAGGCGAGTCGCACCGAGGATGAGATTCGCGAGTCGGAGACGGCGATCGCGGCGGCCGATCGCGTCCTCGCCGAGCTCTGTCGTCAAGCCGGGTGCGAATCGCCCGACCAATTACCGCTGATCGAGGCGCGTGTCCGTGAGCGGCGGCGACTCACCGACGAGCTGGAAGATGTCGAACGTGCACTCATGCGCGCCGGTGACGGCCTCGGAATCGACGCGCTCGCACAAGAGGCGGCCGCCGTCGACCAAGATCGGGTGGTCATGCGGCTGACCGAGATCGACGCGCGCCTCGAGCAGGAGCTGCGTCCGGCGCACCGAGCGCTGATCGAAGAGAAGGCCGACGCGGATCGTGCACTCAAGGCGATGGGCGGGGAGGGCACCGCCGCCGCGCTCGCCGAGGGATCCCAACAACTCCTCGCCGGCATCCGCACCCATGCCGAGCAGTATGTCCGGCTCAAGCTTGCGGCGCGTATCCTGCGTGACGAGATCGAACGTTTCCGCCGCCAAAACAGCGACCCCATCCTCGGGCGCACCAGCCACTATTTCGCGCGCCTCACCTGCGGCGCCTTCAGTGC
This region includes:
- a CDS encoding ATP-binding protein; this encodes MKILELDLRAFGPFTDRRLDLSGGSEGLHLVFGPNEAGKSSALRALRGLLFGIHERTRDDFRHGKQELRLGGRLRNRGGEELEFVRRKGRKSTLLDSAGKAIGEDALLPFLGEVDDGLFERLFGIDYESLVGGGETLLEERGREAEALFGTALGATAIHRVLDRLDQEANGLFLPRASKPRINALIGELGENDRRVREASLSVREWEQAKTSLDRTMRELAGMDAEIAETTLERSRLERIRRTLPDLARMARLQEQLGGIGAVPVLAEDFASRREEAVAKQTRAVEARTNAQQRLDGLRGLICELSDAVSEALLGESESIDDLRERLGSHRKAARDRTELVAELTGRESEASALLRQARPDLTRDAAPADVARLTPLLARRRSATDLGARKAALIDAVAKTRADLAETQERLGLRTAALAELPPAVVSTDLQIALDAARRAGDLDQTLVEERVALAAQLKACEQGLSALGLWSGGLADLLAAPLPDEESLRRFADETRALNEQRQALESKRSEVVGERLRCEEALRVLELSGSVPSEEELTLSRAHRDRGWLLVKRAWLAGADVAAEARLYDAAAPLPDAFEGALTGADEVADRLRREAGRVHDRATTQARLEVVQHELEETERALAELASCVARSETAWHGLWSACGLIPLPPSEMLPWLVRAARLRELIRRADEIRERIEAREAVRASHRAALLSALGSGDRTVELGSTALAKPELGGLIGLAEDRQRAAEDGARARLALEREIAELQERARGLSRELSEAEADYAGWQKDWTALMAELGLAPDAGPGEVSDDLQAIADAVAKVEAGAVLRRRIEGIDRDAAAFLEQTRECLGRLAVDLLDRPVEDAILTLHARLDEQRAIKTRLDELRAQASRTEDEIRESETAIAAADRVLAELCRQAGCESPDQLPLIEARVRERRRLTDELEDVERALMRAGDGLGIDALAQEAAAVDQDRVVMRLTEIDARLEQELRPAHRALIEEKADADRALKAMGGEGTAAALAEGSQQLLAGIRTHAEQYVRLKLAARILRDEIERFRRQNSDPILGRTSHYFARLTCGAFSAVETDFDEADQPVLVGLRNSGERLRVEAMSTGTRDQLYLALRLANLEQYLQAAEPMPFVVDDILIQFDDERALATLATLADFSAKTQVILFTHHGRDTEQARQLDPGRERIWVHRLG